One stretch of Gambusia affinis linkage group LG05, SWU_Gaff_1.0, whole genome shotgun sequence DNA includes these proteins:
- the has1 gene encoding hyaluronan synthase 1, with protein MKLKHSLKKLWTIFRAIFTFLFALLVLGIMVWAYVEGFQLVTSMYGIISFGFYGLLLSLHVLVQSLFAFIEHRRMKTRTKPCSYTKTIGFTISAYQEDPSYLRECLNSVKSLQYPSELLRIIMVIDGNSDDDRYMMDMFREVFADQDPGFFVWKNNYHSWDPTKPQEDKEMGTQSRADYVIGEDPQKKDLEHLIQNKRCVCIMQKWGGKREVMYTAFKALGSSVDYIQVCDSDTKLDPLATVELCKVLESNPRYGAVGGDVMILNLKDSYISFMSSLRYWMAFNMERSCQSFFNCVSCISGPLGLYRNDILQQFLESWYNQMFLGSHCTFGDDRHLTNRMLSMGYATKYTARSKCYTETPAQFLRWLNQQTRWTKSYFREWLYNAMWWHKHHLWMTYESIVSGIFPFFVTATMIQLFWMGSLWDILWVLCCIQLIGLVKAAYACLLRQNIVMVFMSLYSSLYMTSLLPAKYFAILTMNKSSWGTSGRRKIVGNYIPLLPLSVWAAILLGGFGYTIYRETQQDWSSPAKIMETRFLVFGCVAYLCYWLVMMFLYWVWFRRLCRRRSQSYTLSV; from the exons atgaagCTGAAACATTCATTAAAGAAGCTTTGGACAATCTTTCGAGCCATTTTCACGTTCCTCTTTGCTCTGCTGGTTCTGGGAATCATGGTTTGGGCCTATGTGGAAGGCTTCCAGCTGGTGACATCCATGTATGGGATCATTTCCTTTGGCTTTTACGGACTCCTGCTCTCGCTCCATGTTCTGGTTCAAAGCCTGTTCGCCTTTATTGAGCACAGGAGAATGAAAACCCGCACCAAGCCGTGCAGCTACACTAAAACAATTGGATTCACTATTTCTGCTTACCAGGAGGATCCCAGCTATCTTAGAGAGTGCCTCAACTCTGTCAAGAGCTTGCAGTATCCCTCGGAGCTGTTGCGTATCATCATGGTGATAGACGGGAACTCAGATGATGACAGGTACATGATGGACATGTTTAGGGAAGTGTTTGCAGACCAGGATCCGGGTTTCTTTGTGTGGAAGAACAACTACCACTCATGGGATCCCACAAAGCCTCAGGAAGACAAAGAAATGGGAACACAAAGCAGAGCTGATTATGTCATTGGAGAGGATCCTCAGAAAAAAGACTTGGAGCATCTGATCCAGAACAAAAGGTGTGTGTGCATCATGCAGAAGTGGGGAGGCAAGCGGGAGGTGATGTACACTGCGTTTAAGGCTTTGGGATCGTCAGTTGACTACAttcag GTGTGTGATTCTGACACCAAGCTGGACCCTTTAGCTACTGTGGAACTGTGCAAGGTATTAGAGAGCAACCCCAGGTACGGTGCTGTGGGAGGAGATGTGATGATTCTCAACCTGAAAGATTCATACATCAGCTTCATGAGCAGCCTCCGGTACTGGATGGCTTTCAACATGGAGCGGTCCTGCCAGTCCTTCTTCAACTGTGTGTCCTGCATCAGCGGTCCTCTGG GTTTGTACAGGAATGACATCCTCCAGCAGTTTCTGGAGTCCTGGTACAATCAGATGTTTTTGGGAAGTCACTGCACATTTGGCGATGACAGACATCTGACCAATCGAATGCTGAGCATGGGCTACGCCACAAA aTACACAGCTCGTTCCAAGTGCTACACAGAAACACCCGCCCAGTTTCTTCGCTGGCTCAACCAGCAAACTCGATGGACCAAATCCTACTTTCGCGAGTGGCTCTACAACGCGATGTGGTGGCACAAGCATCATCTCTGGATGACCTACGAGTCCATCGTCTCTGgtatttttcctttctttgtcaCTGCCACGATGATCCAGTTGTTCTGGATGGGCTCGCTGTGGGACATCCTCTGGGTTCTCTGCTGCATCCAGCTCATCGGGCTGGTGAAAGCAGCCTACGCCTGCCTCCTTCGCCAAAACATCGTGATGGTCTTTATGTCGCTCTACTCCTCATTGTACATGACCAGTTTGCTGCCTGCAAAGTATTTTGCCATTCTCACTATGAATAAAAGCAGCTGGGGGACGTCTGGTAGGCGTAAGATTGTCGGTAACTACATCCCCCTGCTGCCGTTGTCAGTGTGGGCTGCTATTCTCTTAGGTGGGTTTGGATACACAATCTACAGGGAGACTCAACAAGATTGGTCAAGTCCAGCCAAGATTATGGAAACTCGGTTCCTTGTTTTTGGTTGTGTGGCTTACTTATGTTACTGGTTGGTCATGATGTTCCTCTACTGGGTGTGGTTCCGCAGGTTGTGCAGAAGGCGCTCCCAAAGCTACACCCTTAGCGTATAG
- the LOC122831373 gene encoding trypsin-3-like produces the protein MELFLFLIFLGVAAGLEDDEKIVGGYECPRNSVPYQVSLFTGYNYCGGVLLSDQWVLSAAHCKPSSNLEVRLGEHDIWEPDHTEQHIMSSAFIRHPDYNPRTQDNDIMLIKLSQPAILNDYVRPAALPSDCGSAGAMCRISGWGNIRPSDEGSRYPDKLQCLEVPLLSDDTCFNAYPFQITENMICAGYLEGGKDSCQGDSGGPMVCEGQLQGVVSWGHGCAQRNKPGVYTKVCNYVSWIKTTMASG, from the exons ATGGAGCTCTTTCTTTTCCTGATCTTCTTAGGCGTTGCAg CCGGCCTGGAAGATGATGAAAAGATTGTTGGAGGATATGAATGCCCGAGAAACTCTGTGCCCTATCAAGTGTCACTCTTCACTGGGTACAACTACTGCGGAGGCGTCCTGCTGTCTGATCAGTGGGTGCTGTCGGCTGCACACTGCAAACCAAG ctcaAATTTAGAAGTTCGACTGGGAGAGCATGACATCTGGGAACCCGACCATACCGAACAGCACATCATGTCTTCTGCGTTCATTCGCCACCCTGATTACAATCCCCGCACGCAGGACAATGACATCATGCTGATCAAGCTGAGTCAGCCTGCTATTCTGAACGACTATGTGCGTCCTGCAGCGCTTCCATCAGACTGTGGCAGTGCTGGAGCGATGTGCCGGATATCTGGATGGGGGAACATTCGCCCCAGTGACGAGGGCT CAAGGTACCCAGACAAGCTGCAGTGCCTGGAAGTCCCGCTGCTGAGTGATGACACCTGCTTCAATGCATATCCCTTTCAGATAACTGAAAATATGATATGCGCTGGATACCTTGAGGGAGGGAAAGATTCCTGTCAG GGTGACTCTGGGGGCCCTATGGTGTGTGAGGGACAGCTCCAGGGAGTTGTGTCCTGGGGCCACGGCTGTGCTCAGAGAAACAAGCCTGGAGTGTACACAAAAGTTTGCAATTATGTTTCCTGGATCAAGACAACAATGGCTTCTGGCTGA